From the Arvicola amphibius chromosome 2, mArvAmp1.2, whole genome shotgun sequence genome, one window contains:
- the LOC119806241 gene encoding cytochrome P450 4F5-like isoform X1: protein MGRVGASGTPARTSLCFLHPQIQNNEEGMQMVTEMSKVFRDVQLCWLGPVIPVLKLVDPAFIAPLLHAPVLVAPKDMTFYGFLKPWLGDGLFLSSGDKWSRHRRLLTPAFHFDILKPYVKIFNKTVNIMHVKWKRLASEGSTRLEMFENISLMTLDSLQKCLFGFDSNCQESPSEYIAAILELSSLVAKKYQQLFLYVDFLYYLTADGQRFRKACDLVHDFTDAVIRERRHTLSSQSVDEFLKSKAKSKTLDFIDVLLLAKDEHGKELSDEDIRAEADTFMFGGHDTTASALSWTLYNLARHPEYQERCRQEVQELLRGRDLEEIEWDDLAQLPFLTMCIKESLRLHPPGTDLVRGCIQDIVLPDGRVIPKGSACVISIFGVHHNPSVWPDPEIYDPFRFDPENPQKRSPLAFIPFSAGPRNCIGQTFAMSEMKVALALTLLRFRVLPDDKEPRRKPELILRAEGGLWLRVEPLNMGTK from the exons ATGGGCAGAGTAGGAGCATCTGGTACACCTGCCAGGACTagcctctgctttcttcatccTCAGATCCAGAACAATGAGGAAGGCATGCAGATGGTGACTGAGATGAGCAAGGTCTTCCGAGATGTCCAACTCTGTTGGCTGGGACCTGTCATCCCTGTGCTAAAGCTTGTCGACCCTGCATTCATTGCCCCCCTGCTCCATGCCCCAG TTTTGGTGGCTCCCAAGGACATGACTTTCTATGGCTTCCTGAAGCCCTGGCTGG GGGATGGGCTCTTTCTGAGTTCAGGTGACAAGTGGAGCCGCCATCGCCGCCTGCTGACACCTGCCTTCCACTTTGACATCCTGAAGCCCTATGTGAAGATTTTTAACAAGACCGTGAACATCATGCAC GTCAAGTGGAAACGTCTTGCCTCAGAAGGCAGCACCCGTCTGGAAATGTTTGAGAACATCAGCCTCATGACGTTGGACAGTCTGCAGAAATGCCTCTTTGGCTTTGACAGCAACTGTCAAGA GTCTCCCAGTGAATACATTGCTGCCATCTTGGAGCTCAGTTCCCTGGTAGCAAAAAAGTACCAGCAGCTCTTCCTATATGTGGACTTCCTGTACTACCTCACTGCTGATGGGCAGCGCTTCCGCAAGGCCTGTGACCTGGTGCACGACTTCACAGATGCTGTCATCAGGGAGAGAcgccacaccctctccagccaAAGTGTTGATGAGTTCCTGAAGTCCAAGGCTAAGTCCAAGACTTTGGACTTCATTGATGTGCTCTTGCTGGCCAAG GATGAACATGGAAAGGAGCTGTCTGATGAGGACATTCGGGCAGAGGCTGATACTTTCATGTTTGGAG GCCACGACAccacagccagtgctctctccTGGACCCTGTACAACCTGGCAAGGCACCCGGAATACCAAGAGCGCTGCCGGCAGGAGGTGCAGGAGCTGCTGAGGGGCCGTGACCTTGAGGAGATTGAATG GGACGACCTGGCCCAGCTGCCCTTCCTGACCATGTGCATCAAGGAGAGTCTGCGGCTGCATCCTCCGGGTACAGACCTAGTCCGGGGCTGCATCCAGGACATTGTGTTGCCGGATGGGCGAGTCATCCCCAAAG GCAGCGCATGCGTCATCAGCATTTTCGGAGTTCATCACAATCCTTCAGTCTGGCCAGACCCGGAG ATCTATGACCCCTTTCGCTTTGACCCAGAAAACCCTCAGAAGAGGTCACCTCTGGCTTTTATTCCCTTTTCTGCCGGGCCCAG GAACTGCATAGGACAGACTTTTGCCATGAGCGAGATGAAGGTGGCGCTGGCGCTCACACTGCTGCGCTTCCGCGTCCTGCCCGACGACAAGGAGCCGCGCCGGAAGCCGGAGCTGATCCTGCGCGCGGAGGGCGGGCTGTGGCTGCGGGTGGAGCCGCTGAACATGGGCACGAAGTGA
- the LOC119806241 gene encoding cytochrome P450 4F5-like isoform X2 → MQSLSWSWLSVDPVLASPWHLLLLFGASWLVAKILAWAYSFYEKCAHLRCFPQAPKKNWFWGHLGTIQNNEEGMQMVTEMSKVFRDVQLCWLGPVIPVLKLVDPAFIAPLLHAPVLVAPKDMTFYGFLKPWLGDGLFLSSGDKWSRHRRLLTPAFHFDILKPYVKIFNKTVNIMHVKWKRLASEGSTRLEMFENISLMTLDSLQKCLFGFDSNCQESPSEYIAAILELSSLVAKKYQQLFLYVDFLYYLTADGQRFRKACDLVHDFTDAVIRERRHTLSSQSVDEFLKSKAKSKTLDFIDVLLLAKDEHGKELSDEDIRAEADTFMFGGHDTTASALSWTLYNLARHPEYQERCRQEVQELLRGRDLEEIEWDDLAQLPFLTMCIKESLRLHPPGTDLVRGCIQDIVLPDGRVIPKGSACVISIFGVHHNPSVWPDPEIYDPFRFDPENPQKRSPLAFIPFSAGPRNCIGQTFAMSEMKVALALTLLRFRVLPDDKEPRRKPELILRAEGGLWLRVEPLNMGTK, encoded by the exons ATGCAGTCATTGAGCTGGTCCTGGCTGAGTGTGGACCCAGTGCTGGCCTCCCCCTGGCATCTTCTGCTGCTCTTCGGGGCTTCGTGGCTCGTGGCGAAAATTCTGGCCTGGGCTTACTCCTTCTATGAGAAATGCGCCCACCTCAGATGCTTCCCTCAGGCCCCTAAGAAGAACTGGTTTTGGGGACACCTGGGCACG ATCCAGAACAATGAGGAAGGCATGCAGATGGTGACTGAGATGAGCAAGGTCTTCCGAGATGTCCAACTCTGTTGGCTGGGACCTGTCATCCCTGTGCTAAAGCTTGTCGACCCTGCATTCATTGCCCCCCTGCTCCATGCCCCAG TTTTGGTGGCTCCCAAGGACATGACTTTCTATGGCTTCCTGAAGCCCTGGCTGG GGGATGGGCTCTTTCTGAGTTCAGGTGACAAGTGGAGCCGCCATCGCCGCCTGCTGACACCTGCCTTCCACTTTGACATCCTGAAGCCCTATGTGAAGATTTTTAACAAGACCGTGAACATCATGCAC GTCAAGTGGAAACGTCTTGCCTCAGAAGGCAGCACCCGTCTGGAAATGTTTGAGAACATCAGCCTCATGACGTTGGACAGTCTGCAGAAATGCCTCTTTGGCTTTGACAGCAACTGTCAAGA GTCTCCCAGTGAATACATTGCTGCCATCTTGGAGCTCAGTTCCCTGGTAGCAAAAAAGTACCAGCAGCTCTTCCTATATGTGGACTTCCTGTACTACCTCACTGCTGATGGGCAGCGCTTCCGCAAGGCCTGTGACCTGGTGCACGACTTCACAGATGCTGTCATCAGGGAGAGAcgccacaccctctccagccaAAGTGTTGATGAGTTCCTGAAGTCCAAGGCTAAGTCCAAGACTTTGGACTTCATTGATGTGCTCTTGCTGGCCAAG GATGAACATGGAAAGGAGCTGTCTGATGAGGACATTCGGGCAGAGGCTGATACTTTCATGTTTGGAG GCCACGACAccacagccagtgctctctccTGGACCCTGTACAACCTGGCAAGGCACCCGGAATACCAAGAGCGCTGCCGGCAGGAGGTGCAGGAGCTGCTGAGGGGCCGTGACCTTGAGGAGATTGAATG GGACGACCTGGCCCAGCTGCCCTTCCTGACCATGTGCATCAAGGAGAGTCTGCGGCTGCATCCTCCGGGTACAGACCTAGTCCGGGGCTGCATCCAGGACATTGTGTTGCCGGATGGGCGAGTCATCCCCAAAG GCAGCGCATGCGTCATCAGCATTTTCGGAGTTCATCACAATCCTTCAGTCTGGCCAGACCCGGAG ATCTATGACCCCTTTCGCTTTGACCCAGAAAACCCTCAGAAGAGGTCACCTCTGGCTTTTATTCCCTTTTCTGCCGGGCCCAG GAACTGCATAGGACAGACTTTTGCCATGAGCGAGATGAAGGTGGCGCTGGCGCTCACACTGCTGCGCTTCCGCGTCCTGCCCGACGACAAGGAGCCGCGCCGGAAGCCGGAGCTGATCCTGCGCGCGGAGGGCGGGCTGTGGCTGCGGGTGGAGCCGCTGAACATGGGCACGAAGTGA